GCGCAATCGCCGCAACGTGGGTGCTGCGATTGCTCTATCCCGAAGGCGCCACGGCCAGCCTGCTGCCGCCGCCGGTCGCCATCGCGCTGGCCATCCTCGTAGGCGGCATCGGCGGCGTGCTCTGGGGATTGCTGGCCGGCGCGCTGCACGTGTACGGCCGCATCAGCGAGATCTTCGCCGGCCTCGGCCTGAACTTCGCCGCCACCGGCATCGCTATCTACCTGATCTTCGGCCCATGGAAGCGGCCGGGCGTCGCCTCGCTCAGCGGCACACAGCCGTTTGATGAGTCGCTGTGGCTGGGCACCTTCGGCAGAACCGAGGCCACGCCCGTGGCGCTGGCGCTGGGCTTGATTGCGCTCATCATCACCATCGTCGTCATGCGCAACACCTACTTCGGGCTGCGCCTGCGCGCAGTGGGTCGCAACCTGCGCGCGGCGTATGTGCTGGGCGTGCCGGCGCGCCGCCAGTTGCTCAGCGCGTTCTTCATCTGTGGGTTGTTCGCCGGCGTCGCCGGCGCGCTGCAGGTCGTGGGCGTATTCCACCGTCTGATCCCCAACATCTCCAGCAACCTGGGCTTCCTCGGATTGCTGGTGGTGATGCTGGTGAACTTCGATCCGTTGTGGATTTTGCCGGTGGCGTTCTTCTTCAGCGCGCTGAACATCGGCAGCCTGCAACTGCCGCTCTCCCTGGGGTTGGAATCTTCGCTTTCCGGCGTGATCCAGGGGTTGCTGGTGCTCTTCGCGCTGCTCGGCCGAGGCCTGGCGCAGAAATACGGCCGCAAGCCCGAAGGATGAACGCCATGGAGTCCGGCCAACTGCTCATCATCCTTGCCACGGCCATCGCCTCCGCCACGCCGCTGGTGTTCGCGTGCATCGGCGAGACGATTACCGAGCGCGCCGGCGTGATCAACCTGTCTGCCGAGGGCACGATCATGCTGTGCGCCATGGTCGGGTTCGTGGCTGCCAAGACCGCCGATAACGTATGGCTCGGCTTCCTGGCCGCGGCCATCGTCGGCGCGCTCATCGCCCTGGTGGTGGCCTACGGCGCGATCACGCTCAAGCAGTCGCAAATCGCCATCGGCTTCGTTCTGGCGCTGTTGTGCAGTGATCTGTCGGCCTACCTGGGCAACCCGTATGTGCGCATCCCCGGCCCGACGGTGCCACCTCGCTTTCCCATCCCTGTGTTGCAGGACATTCCGTTCATCGGGCCGTTGTTCTTCCGCGAAGGTGATGTATTGGTCTATGCCGGCTATGCGTTGATCGCGGCCACGTGGTTTTACTTCTATCGCACGCGCGGCGGGTTGACGCTGCGGGCGATCGGCGAACAGCCGGCGGCCGCTTTCGCGCGCGGGCACAACGTGATTGCGCTGCGCTACGCCTACACGGTGATCGGCGGCGCGTTGATGGGCATCGCCGGCGCGGCGTTTTCGCTGGACTTCAAGGCCGGCTGGAGCTATCGCCACACCGCCGGCTATGGATGGATCGCGCTGGCCATCGTGATCTTCGGTGGGTGGAATCCACTTCGTGCGGCGCTGGGCGCATACTTGTTCGGCATGCTGCAGTCGCTGGCCAACGTGGCGCAAAGTGCCATCCCCGACATGCCGACGCAGGTGTTCACCGTCGCGCCGTTCGTGCTGATGATCCTGGTGCTGGTGCTCACTTCGAGCGATTGGCTCGACCGGCTGCTCAGCTACCTGCCGGTGAACGCGCGGCGCTCGCTCTCGCGGACCCTGCACACCGCACCACCGGCGGCGCTGGGTCGGCCGTTCGAGCAGGATTGAACGCGATCGCGGAGAACGCTTCGGAGCGCCTCCTACTTCAGCGCTTGCCAGAGTTCATAGGCCAGCTCGCCGAATAATGGATCACGCTTGAGTTGGATGGCGTCGCGCGGTCGCGCGAACGGCACGTGCACCTCTTTGATGATGCGCCCGGGCGCAGCCGACATCACCAGCACCCGATCGCCCAACGCCAGGGCTTCATCAATCGAGTGCGTGACGAATAGCACGGTCTTGCGCACAGCATCGCGCGAAGCCTGCGGGCCTTCCCACAACCGCAGCAACTCGTGCTGCAACAGCATACGCGTCTGCTCGTCGAGCGCACCGAACGGCTCATCCATGAGCAAGATTTCCGGATCGGCGACCCACGCCCGCGCCAGCGCGACGCGCTGCTTCATGCCGCCGGAGAGCTGGTACGGATAGGCCTCCGCAAACTTAGCCAAGCCCACCAGGCCGAGCTTGTGCATCACGGCCGCTTCGCGCTCCTTCTCCGGCGCGCCGCGCAACTTCAATGGATACTCGACGTTGCCGTAAACGGTGAGCCAGGGAAAGGTCGAGTCGCCCTGAAAGACCAGCACCGGCGTCCGGCTACCGACGCTCAGCATGCCGCTGGTGGGCTGCTCCAGGCCGGCGATGAGGCGCAGCAGTGTGCTCTTGCCGCAGCCACTCGGCCCGACGATGCACACGAACTCGCCCGCGGCCACCTGCAGGTCGAGCGGGCCGAGGGCGCGGATAGTCGCGCCCTCGGGTCCGGGAAAGGTCTTCGTAAGCTGCTGTGCAACAATCACTTGAATTCCACCGAGCCGCCCAATGCCTTCAGCGCGTCGTCCAGGTACTTCGTGTTCACGAATTTGGACATGTCCAGGTCTTGCTCGTAGTTGAGCAGGCCTTGCTTGCGATAGAACTGTTGTAGCGTCTGGATGTTTTCGAGCGACACGGTCCCGTTCGGATCGAAGTGCGGCCGCCGGGCGCGTTTGATCACGTTCGGCTCGACTTTGGTGTATTTGGAGATGGCGGCGACATTCGCATCGTCGAAGTAAGCCTCGCCCTGGAGATCGCGCGCGCCGCGCAGGTACGCCTTGATAAAGCGCGTCGCCAGGTCGGGGTTGGCCGTCACCCAGCCCTTATTGAAGTAGATATAGGTCGGCTTGAAGCCATCCACGAAATCCTCTGTCAAGCGCACGATCAGCCCTTTGTCCTCGGCGGCCGTGGCGAACGGCTCGGTTAGGATCGCGCCGTCCAGCGTGCCGCTCTCCAGCGCCGGCGCGATTTGCGGGAAGGGCAAGCCGAGCACCTCGACTTCGGTGATGTCCACCCCGCCCTGCCGGAGCGCCTCCGAGAGCCACCACTCGGTGGCCGTGCCGCGGTTGTTCGTGGCCACCTTCTTGCCCTTCAGGTCGCTCATCTTCGTCAGCTCGCCGCTCTCGTAGCGCTTCTTGCTCACCACGAACGGGCTGGCAAGCGGGGGGCGCTCGGTGTGCAGCGACGCGGCGATCTCGAACTCGATGCCGCGCGCCACCGCGTTCAACATGCTGGCCGAGATGCCGCCGCCGGCCACGTCGAAGTTGCCGGAAGCGACCTGCACCACCGCATCCGAGCCGCCCTCGATCGGCAGGAACTCCACCTTCAGCCCTTCTTCAGCGAAGTAGCCTTTCTCCGCTGCGACGTAGACCGGACCGTTGATGGCCACCGGCACGAAGCCGAACTTCACCGTCTGCAGCTCGGCGGCAGGCTGAGCCGGCGCTGCCGGACGCGCAGCCGGCGGTGCAGCGCACGCGGCCAGCACCGCAGCCGACGCAAATGCGAATGTGACGATTTGCTTCATCATGATGGATCTCCTAATAACTTTCTCACCGGATGCTCTCCGGCGTTTGCAGCCATAGCATCCTACCGCGCCACAGGCTACAATGCGCGGCTGAGGGAACTATGAGCAGCGCATCCACCCAACAACACCGCGAGATCGCCGCCCGACAGGGGCCGGTGCATGTGGCCATCGTCACCGTGAGCGACACGCGCACGCGCGAGAACGACACCGGCGGTGACTTGATCGAGGAGCGCGTGACAACCGCCGGGCACCAGGTGGTCTTCCGTACCATCGTGAAGGACGAGCCGGATCAGATCGGCGCGTTGCTCGAGCGCATCGTCGGCGAGACCGACGCGCGGGTGATCCTGTTCACCGGCGGCACCGGCATCGCCCCGCGCGACACGACCTACGACGTGATCTCGCGCAAGCTGGAGAAGGTGATGCCGGGCTTCGGCGAGCTGTTCCGCATGCTCAGCTACCAGGAGGTGGGCGCAGCCGCCATGCTCTCGCGCGCGACGGCCGGGGTATATCGCGGGCGCGTGGTGATGTCTATGCCCGGCTCGCCCAACGCCGTGCAAGTCGCCATGGACAAGTTGATCATGCCGGAGATTCAGCACCTGGCGTGGGAAGTGGCGCGGTAAAACAAAAACCCGGCCGATCGAAGTGGCCGGGTTCTCTGGGTCGAAGCTACCTTCGGGAGTCGAACCCGAAACCTATCGCTTACGAAGCGATTGCTCTGCCGATTGAGCTAAGGTAGCAACATCGGCTGCCGTCTGAATGATACCTGATGCGCAGCCGATGCGTCAATGCTGGGTGCATTTCAAAATTGAGGGAGCGCGAACCGGCCCGCAGTCACGCCGGGATCAATCCCAGCGCCGAGCATACGGGTAAGCCGCGCGCAGCTCGCCCCTTCTAGCCCAAGCATTTACGCCGGAGCGGGCCCTCTGACTTCCGACTTCTGACTTCCGACTTCTGACTTCTGACTTCTGACTTCTCACTTCTGACTTCTGACTTCTCACTTCTCACTTCTGACT
The window above is part of the Candidatus Roseilinea sp. genome. Proteins encoded here:
- a CDS encoding ABC transporter permease; the encoded protein is MEGTAAPQTMTTPAHIAGLPPAFYRIGAFVISLILVAFIILISGASPTTVIGSMVSGALGNADQIGRVIATLSPLLLCAAGLVYTFNAGLYNLGVEGQITFGAIAATWVLRLLYPEGATASLLPPPVAIALAILVGGIGGVLWGLLAGALHVYGRISEIFAGLGLNFAATGIAIYLIFGPWKRPGVASLSGTQPFDESLWLGTFGRTEATPVALALGLIALIITIVVMRNTYFGLRLRAVGRNLRAAYVLGVPARRQLLSAFFICGLFAGVAGALQVVGVFHRLIPNISSNLGFLGLLVVMLVNFDPLWILPVAFFFSALNIGSLQLPLSLGLESSLSGVIQGLLVLFALLGRGLAQKYGRKPEG
- a CDS encoding ABC transporter permease, giving the protein MESGQLLIILATAIASATPLVFACIGETITERAGVINLSAEGTIMLCAMVGFVAAKTADNVWLGFLAAAIVGALIALVVAYGAITLKQSQIAIGFVLALLCSDLSAYLGNPYVRIPGPTVPPRFPIPVLQDIPFIGPLFFREGDVLVYAGYALIAATWFYFYRTRGGLTLRAIGEQPAAAFARGHNVIALRYAYTVIGGALMGIAGAAFSLDFKAGWSYRHTAGYGWIALAIVIFGGWNPLRAALGAYLFGMLQSLANVAQSAIPDMPTQVFTVAPFVLMILVLVLTSSDWLDRLLSYLPVNARRSLSRTLHTAPPAALGRPFEQD
- a CDS encoding ABC transporter ATP-binding protein, with product MIVAQQLTKTFPGPEGATIRALGPLDLQVAAGEFVCIVGPSGCGKSTLLRLIAGLEQPTSGMLSVGSRTPVLVFQGDSTFPWLTVYGNVEYPLKLRGAPEKEREAAVMHKLGLVGLAKFAEAYPYQLSGGMKQRVALARAWVADPEILLMDEPFGALDEQTRMLLQHELLRLWEGPQASRDAVRKTVLFVTHSIDEALALGDRVLVMSAAPGRIIKEVHVPFARPRDAIQLKRDPLFGELAYELWQALK
- the ssuA gene encoding sulfonate ABC transporter substrate-binding protein, whose translation is MMKQIVTFAFASAAVLAACAAPPAARPAAPAQPAAELQTVKFGFVPVAINGPVYVAAEKGYFAEEGLKVEFLPIEGGSDAVVQVASGNFDVAGGGISASMLNAVARGIEFEIAASLHTERPPLASPFVVSKKRYESGELTKMSDLKGKKVATNNRGTATEWWLSEALRQGGVDITEVEVLGLPFPQIAPALESGTLDGAILTEPFATAAEDKGLIVRLTEDFVDGFKPTYIYFNKGWVTANPDLATRFIKAYLRGARDLQGEAYFDDANVAAISKYTKVEPNVIKRARRPHFDPNGTVSLENIQTLQQFYRKQGLLNYEQDLDMSKFVNTKYLDDALKALGGSVEFK
- a CDS encoding molybdenum cofactor biosynthesis protein B, which encodes MSSASTQQHREIAARQGPVHVAIVTVSDTRTRENDTGGDLIEERVTTAGHQVVFRTIVKDEPDQIGALLERIVGETDARVILFTGGTGIAPRDTTYDVISRKLEKVMPGFGELFRMLSYQEVGAAAMLSRATAGVYRGRVVMSMPGSPNAVQVAMDKLIMPEIQHLAWEVAR